One genomic segment of Occultella kanbiaonis includes these proteins:
- a CDS encoding ABC transporter substrate-binding protein — translation MHPRPHRRDRARSGLTRRQLLGAGLVAATTPALAACFNGGTGAAEDTVYGQPSGDIPDEFRDRQRVVLWSNWTSHNAEVLQRNIDAFHEAQADIFCEIQIFEGYDNVESKLAASLQAKQVPDISVLSDVVWNRFYLNEALEPLTGYFDESFGTDAFHEKFIAEGTVKDDVWWVPFGRSTPLFYFNRDIFADVGLPDRAPETYEEYRDWGIELKGYRRNSTDVAMRAYSGTDDWYFQGSSWAFGGGYSDGLDMLFTSEETIAALEYDRAFIHDDGLGYLAADPTGDFISGAAATLLQSTGSLTGIDEAAEFEYGCGFLPEQATTGVPTGGGGLSILRYASDERKQAAWEVLKFLSTGAASVDWTLGTGYLPTTRAALESDEVRQKADENPNYQVAIDQLEIAQGPDVVRRYVPECVPEANGVIQAVYSGGNDPESALTAMQSNLEAAIDRIRSQYEERVEG, via the coding sequence ATGCACCCCCGACCACACCGCCGTGACCGCGCCCGATCAGGGCTCACCCGCCGCCAGCTGCTCGGCGCCGGCCTCGTCGCAGCGACCACACCCGCCCTCGCCGCCTGCTTCAACGGTGGCACCGGTGCCGCCGAGGACACCGTCTACGGCCAACCCAGCGGAGACATCCCCGACGAGTTCAGGGACCGCCAGCGGGTCGTGCTGTGGAGCAACTGGACCTCGCACAACGCGGAGGTGCTGCAACGCAACATCGACGCCTTCCACGAGGCCCAGGCCGACATCTTCTGCGAGATCCAGATCTTCGAGGGCTACGACAACGTGGAGTCGAAGCTGGCCGCGAGCCTTCAGGCCAAGCAGGTCCCGGACATCTCGGTACTCAGCGACGTCGTCTGGAACAGGTTCTACCTCAACGAAGCCCTGGAACCACTGACCGGATACTTCGACGAGAGCTTCGGCACCGACGCATTCCACGAGAAGTTCATCGCCGAGGGCACGGTGAAGGACGATGTCTGGTGGGTCCCGTTCGGCCGCTCGACACCGCTGTTCTACTTCAATCGCGACATCTTCGCCGACGTGGGCCTGCCGGACCGTGCGCCGGAGACCTACGAGGAGTATCGCGACTGGGGCATCGAGCTCAAGGGCTACCGCAGGAACAGCACCGATGTGGCGATGCGGGCCTACAGCGGCACCGACGACTGGTACTTCCAGGGCTCGTCATGGGCGTTCGGCGGTGGCTACTCCGACGGCCTGGACATGCTCTTCACGAGCGAGGAGACGATCGCCGCACTGGAGTATGACCGGGCCTTCATCCACGACGATGGCCTGGGCTACCTGGCCGCCGACCCCACCGGGGACTTCATCTCGGGTGCCGCAGCCACACTGCTGCAGTCCACCGGTTCCCTGACCGGCATCGACGAAGCCGCCGAGTTCGAGTACGGCTGTGGCTTCCTGCCAGAGCAGGCGACCACCGGCGTACCCACCGGAGGCGGCGGGCTGTCGATCCTTCGGTACGCGTCGGACGAACGGAAGCAGGCTGCCTGGGAGGTGCTGAAGTTCCTCAGCACCGGCGCGGCGTCGGTCGACTGGACCCTCGGGACCGGCTACCTGCCGACCACCAGGGCGGCGCTGGAGTCCGACGAGGTACGCCAGAAGGCGGACGAGAACCCGAACTACCAGGTCGCCATCGACCAGCTGGAGATCGCTCAGGGACCCGACGTCGTCCGGCGGTATGTACCCGAGTGCGTGCCGGAGGCCAACGGCGTCATTCAGGCGGTCTACTCCGGCGGCAACGACCCGGAGTCCGCGCTGACGGCCATGCAGAGCAATCTTGAGGCGGCGATCGACCGAATCCGTAGCCAGTACGAAGAACGAGTGGAAGGTTGA
- a CDS encoding glycerophosphodiester phosphodiesterase, which produces MTLLIVGHRGAMAHKPENSLESYALAEEVGVDEIELDVRLSKDQQLFLLHDATLDRTAGDDSARERGPAAELTLAELQAVVLDSGRGVVSLAEMYDATSTVIQLEVKDPATVPFLAEFFAARPEDAARTIVTGFDPDALRQAAELMPQIGRCIIVKTLADAERFDGGLAGLLEYTGSTRFACGFPGLTKETVEAIQGRGLDVHVWMLRTLEDMRAAVALGADGTTSDDPAQAQQWYRQVLDERKARV; this is translated from the coding sequence ATGACCCTGCTGATCGTCGGCCATCGCGGTGCAATGGCCCACAAGCCCGAGAACAGCCTCGAGTCCTACGCACTGGCGGAGGAGGTGGGTGTCGACGAGATCGAGCTGGACGTGCGCCTGAGCAAGGACCAGCAGCTCTTCCTGTTGCACGATGCGACGCTCGACCGCACCGCCGGCGACGACTCCGCACGCGAGCGAGGCCCCGCCGCCGAGCTGACCCTGGCCGAACTGCAGGCCGTCGTGCTCGACTCCGGACGCGGGGTGGTCAGCCTCGCGGAGATGTACGACGCCACCTCCACCGTCATCCAGCTCGAGGTCAAGGACCCTGCGACGGTGCCGTTCCTGGCGGAGTTCTTCGCCGCACGACCCGAGGACGCCGCACGCACGATCGTCACCGGGTTCGACCCTGACGCGCTTCGTCAGGCCGCGGAGCTGATGCCGCAGATCGGCCGGTGCATCATCGTCAAGACCCTCGCCGACGCCGAACGGTTCGACGGCGGCCTGGCCGGCCTGCTCGAGTACACCGGCTCGACCAGATTCGCGTGCGGGTTCCCCGGTCTGACCAAGGAGACGGTCGAGGCGATCCAGGGGCGTGGCCTCGATGTACACGTGTGGATGCTGCGCACCCTTGAGGACATGCGCGCCGCCGTCGCCCTCGGTGCCGACGGCACCACGTCGGACGACCCCGCGCAGGCCCAGCAGTGGTACCGCCAGGTGCTCGACGAACGGAAGGCCCGGGTCTGA
- a CDS encoding HAD-IA family hydrolase translates to MSGPFMTEDELDALAADLRSGREVAAAGALFDMDGTLVDSVPAVEASWRMVADEFGVPRLPATLHGLTAQAVVVAAGIHPDHRERAAARLVEIESRPGQELKALPGVRPFVDSLPEGHWGVVTSAPREVARARYGAARLPRPAFFVTGDDVTAGKPDPEPFRKGLAALRARGCAGVVVAVEDTVAGLRSARGAGCLALGVPGTYRAAELSPHAHLVIDSFEVLRTRATDTGFSLLVALR, encoded by the coding sequence GTGAGCGGGCCGTTCATGACCGAGGATGAGCTCGACGCGCTCGCTGCGGACCTGCGTTCGGGCCGGGAGGTCGCCGCGGCCGGTGCGTTGTTCGACATGGACGGCACACTGGTGGACTCGGTCCCGGCGGTGGAGGCCTCCTGGCGGATGGTGGCCGACGAGTTCGGTGTGCCGCGGCTGCCGGCGACGCTGCACGGCTTGACCGCCCAGGCCGTCGTCGTCGCTGCGGGGATCCACCCGGACCACAGGGAGCGGGCGGCGGCGCGCCTGGTCGAGATCGAGTCCCGACCCGGCCAGGAGCTGAAGGCACTGCCTGGGGTTCGGCCCTTCGTCGACTCGCTGCCCGAGGGCCACTGGGGTGTGGTCACGTCCGCGCCGCGTGAGGTCGCCCGCGCGCGCTACGGAGCAGCACGTCTGCCGCGTCCGGCGTTCTTCGTCACCGGCGACGACGTGACGGCCGGCAAGCCCGATCCCGAGCCGTTCCGCAAGGGACTGGCCGCCCTCCGCGCCCGCGGCTGCGCGGGGGTCGTGGTCGCCGTGGAGGACACGGTCGCCGGCCTGCGGTCCGCTCGCGGCGCCGGCTGCCTTGCCCTCGGGGTCCCGGGTACGTACCGCGCGGCGGAACTCTCGCCTCATGCTCACCTGGTGATCGACTCCTTCGAGGTGCTTCGGACCCGGGCGACGGACACCGGGTTCAGCCTGCTGGTGGCGCTGCGCTGA
- a CDS encoding sugar-binding transcriptional regulator produces the protein MSRELTIDQQVLHVYVAMQNLAHGRSVNDIAADIGKSRFATARMVKRARALGLIEVRPTVSAPVDVGLSAQLTQRYGLRAALVVATHSSDVVEARDAIARIAARFIVDNVAEDDILGFAPGRTLVLASRLIERLPSADVVQLTGVGAPRLEDGVEVISNIGRLTGGATHPLYAPAVLMKDPEATLLLKHPSIQRTMRRFDHMQKAFLTIGGWPEASWMARQLLDLGEREEYEEKGVVAEIGTMLLDADGNAVSGLEERIVGISEEQLRNVEMRVAIGGGPGKEHAVLATLRAGVANHVITDIRCAKAALAA, from the coding sequence ATGAGCAGGGAACTGACCATCGACCAGCAGGTCCTGCACGTCTACGTCGCCATGCAGAACCTCGCGCACGGACGATCCGTGAACGACATCGCCGCCGACATCGGCAAGTCACGGTTCGCGACCGCACGAATGGTCAAGCGAGCCCGCGCCCTCGGTTTGATCGAGGTGCGCCCCACGGTGTCCGCCCCGGTTGACGTCGGGTTGTCGGCGCAGTTGACCCAACGCTACGGTCTGCGCGCGGCGCTGGTGGTGGCCACGCACTCCTCCGACGTCGTCGAGGCCCGGGACGCGATCGCACGGATCGCGGCCCGCTTCATCGTCGACAACGTCGCGGAGGACGACATCCTCGGCTTCGCACCGGGCCGGACCCTGGTGCTCGCCTCCCGCCTGATCGAGCGGCTCCCGTCTGCCGACGTCGTCCAGCTGACCGGGGTCGGTGCGCCGCGCCTGGAGGACGGGGTCGAGGTCATCTCCAACATCGGTCGCCTCACCGGTGGGGCGACCCACCCGCTGTACGCGCCGGCGGTGCTGATGAAGGACCCGGAAGCCACGCTGTTGCTCAAGCACCCGTCGATCCAGCGGACGATGCGCCGGTTCGACCACATGCAGAAGGCATTCCTGACCATCGGCGGCTGGCCGGAGGCCTCCTGGATGGCGCGTCAGCTGCTCGACCTGGGTGAGCGCGAGGAGTACGAGGAGAAGGGCGTCGTCGCCGAGATCGGGACGATGCTGCTGGACGCCGACGGCAACGCGGTGAGCGGCCTGGAGGAACGAATCGTCGGGATCTCCGAGGAGCAGCTCCGCAACGTCGAGATGCGCGTGGCGATCGGTGGCGGTCCTGGCAAGGAACACGCCGTGCTCGCGACCCTACGGGCCGGCGTCGCGAACCACGTGATCACCGACATCCGTTGCGCCAAGGCCGCTCTCGCCGCCTGA
- a CDS encoding 4-hydroxy-3-methylbut-2-enyl diphosphate reductase: MTSPPGRILLAAPRGYCAGVDRAVEAVERALEHYGAPVYVRKEIVHNKFVVESLSARGAVFVSETDEVPPGERVIFSAHGVAPAVHAEAAQRHLVTIDATCPLVTKVHKEAVRFAGRDIEILLIGHEGHEEVEGTAGEAPDHVHLVTGPDAVDDVTVRDPEKLVWLSQTTLSVDETMETVRRLRERFPKLADPPSDDICYATQNRQVAVKKIAPDADVFVVVGSANSSNSVRLVEVALESGARAAHRVDTAAELDPAWFEGAGTVGLSSGASVPEVLVRDVIARLGEWGFGDVQEVRTATEDLIFSLPRELRADLRNAGQSRVPGQSATMDVAPL, translated from the coding sequence GTGACCTCCCCTCCCGGACGTATCCTGCTCGCCGCCCCGCGGGGCTACTGCGCAGGTGTTGACCGGGCCGTCGAGGCGGTCGAGCGGGCGCTCGAGCACTACGGGGCTCCGGTGTACGTGCGCAAGGAGATCGTGCACAACAAGTTCGTCGTCGAGAGCCTCAGTGCCCGCGGCGCCGTGTTCGTCTCCGAGACCGACGAGGTGCCTCCTGGAGAGCGGGTCATCTTCTCCGCCCACGGCGTCGCACCGGCCGTGCACGCCGAGGCGGCCCAGCGCCACCTGGTCACGATCGACGCCACCTGCCCGCTGGTGACCAAGGTGCACAAGGAGGCCGTGCGCTTCGCGGGCCGGGACATCGAGATCCTGCTGATCGGACACGAGGGTCACGAGGAGGTCGAGGGCACCGCGGGGGAGGCGCCCGATCACGTCCACCTCGTGACCGGCCCGGACGCCGTGGACGACGTCACCGTGCGGGACCCGGAGAAGCTGGTCTGGCTGTCCCAGACCACGCTGTCCGTCGACGAGACCATGGAGACGGTCCGGCGCCTGCGCGAGCGGTTCCCCAAGCTCGCGGACCCGCCGAGCGACGACATCTGCTACGCCACGCAGAACCGTCAGGTCGCGGTGAAGAAGATCGCCCCCGACGCGGACGTGTTCGTCGTGGTGGGCTCCGCGAACTCCTCGAACTCGGTCCGCCTGGTGGAGGTTGCCCTCGAGTCCGGTGCCCGTGCCGCGCACCGCGTCGACACCGCCGCCGAGCTGGACCCGGCCTGGTTCGAGGGTGCCGGCACGGTCGGCCTTAGTTCCGGGGCGTCGGTGCCGGAGGTACTGGTCCGTGATGTCATCGCCCGGCTCGGTGAGTGGGGCTTCGGCGATGTGCAGGAGGTGCGCACCGCCACCGAGGACCTGATCTTCTCGCTGCCCCGGGAGCTGCGGGCCGACCTGAGGAACGCCGGGCAGAGCCGCGTGCCGGGGCAGAGCGCGACCATGGACGTCGCCCCGCTCTGA
- the xseA gene encoding exodeoxyribonuclease VII large subunit, with protein sequence MSSPPNGPGGFPAKALDTTAEQPWPVRLLAAKIADYVDKMAPVWVEGQLVQVNSHNASASAYLTLRDTDVDMSLSVTMLKRLLAARGEAISEGAHVVVHAKPSFWTKRGTLSLRASDIRALGLGELLARIEHLKRVLAAEGLFDAERKRPLPFLPGRIGLICGANAKAKHDVLVNARARWPQVHFEIREVAVQGPHCVPEVSRAIADLDSDPDVEVIVIARGGGSVEDLLPFSNEALVRAAAKCTTPLVSAIGHETDAPLLDLVADYRASTPTDAAKRIVPDVGQELARIAQARDRMANALTRRLRTEGERLTLLRNRPVLADPASIVTPRLRALEQTRTAGRAAIGRRLDSAGADLTNLRTALRTLSPQATLERGYAVLRTDDGAVVRSPDEVTVGQDLSALVAAGRLGVTVRTAGTRTGEEVIG encoded by the coding sequence ATGAGCAGTCCCCCGAACGGCCCCGGCGGGTTTCCCGCCAAGGCGCTGGACACCACCGCGGAACAGCCCTGGCCGGTGCGGCTGCTCGCCGCGAAGATCGCCGACTACGTCGACAAGATGGCCCCGGTCTGGGTCGAGGGCCAACTCGTCCAGGTGAACAGCCACAACGCCTCGGCCAGCGCCTATCTGACCCTGCGGGACACCGACGTGGACATGTCGCTGTCCGTGACCATGCTGAAGCGCCTCCTCGCGGCCCGCGGGGAGGCCATCAGCGAGGGCGCCCACGTCGTGGTGCACGCCAAGCCGAGCTTCTGGACCAAGCGCGGCACGCTCAGCCTGCGGGCGAGCGACATCCGCGCCCTCGGACTCGGCGAGCTCCTGGCCCGGATCGAGCACCTCAAGAGGGTCCTGGCCGCCGAGGGTCTCTTCGACGCCGAGCGCAAGCGGCCGCTGCCGTTCCTGCCCGGGCGGATCGGGCTGATCTGCGGCGCGAACGCGAAGGCGAAGCACGACGTGCTCGTGAACGCCCGGGCCCGCTGGCCTCAGGTGCACTTCGAGATCCGCGAGGTCGCCGTCCAGGGCCCGCACTGCGTGCCCGAGGTGAGCCGAGCGATCGCCGACCTGGACTCCGACCCCGACGTCGAGGTCATCGTGATCGCCCGCGGCGGTGGCTCCGTCGAGGACCTCCTGCCGTTCTCCAACGAGGCCCTGGTCCGCGCCGCCGCGAAGTGCACCACCCCGCTGGTCTCGGCGATCGGTCACGAGACCGATGCGCCGCTGCTGGACCTCGTCGCCGACTACCGCGCCTCGACCCCCACCGACGCCGCCAAGCGGATCGTGCCGGACGTCGGCCAGGAACTGGCCCGGATCGCCCAGGCCCGGGACCGGATGGCGAACGCGCTGACCCGGCGCCTGCGCACCGAGGGCGAGCGCCTGACCCTGCTCCGCAACCGCCCGGTGCTGGCCGACCCGGCCTCGATCGTGACGCCCCGGCTGCGCGCGCTGGAACAGACCCGCACGGCCGGGCGGGCCGCCATCGGGCGCCGCCTCGACAGCGCCGGGGCGGACCTGACGAACCTCCGGACGGCGCTGCGCACCCTCTCCCCACAGGCGACCCTCGAGCGCGGCTACGCCGTGCTGCGCACCGACGACGGCGCGGTGGTGCGTTCGCCCGACGAGGTCACCGTCGGGCAGGACCTCTCCGCGCTGGTCGCGGCCGGGCGGCTGGGGGTCACGGTGCGGACCGCCGGCACACGCACCGGCGAAGAGGTGATTGGATGA
- a CDS encoding exodeoxyribonuclease VII small subunit, giving the protein MNAVNNPDVAELSYEQARDELVEVVGRLESGAANLEDSLALWERGEALADRCQRWLDAARDRLAAAKGDATVSLVESPADAGADTLEDADEETES; this is encoded by the coding sequence ATGAACGCCGTGAACAACCCGGACGTTGCCGAACTCAGCTACGAACAAGCACGGGACGAGCTCGTCGAGGTCGTCGGCCGCCTCGAGTCCGGCGCCGCGAACCTCGAGGACTCGCTCGCCCTCTGGGAGCGCGGCGAGGCCCTGGCGGACCGCTGCCAGCGGTGGCTTGACGCCGCCCGGGACCGGCTCGCCGCCGCCAAGGGCGACGCGACGGTCTCGCTCGTCGAGTCCCCCGCCGACGCCGGCGCGGACACCCTCGAGGACGCAGATGAGGAGACCGAGTCATGA
- a CDS encoding carbohydrate kinase family protein, with translation MTHALVIGEALVDVVHAADGSVSEHPGGSPANVALGLARLGRDAELATWFGDDAHGALIRDHLTGNGVRLVPRSDRAERTSTAVATLDADGTASYTFDLDWRVPEVLLDADMVALHLGSIGATLQPGAAAVAELAAAAREFATISYDPNARPSIMGTAEQVLPTISALVAGADLVKVSDEDVAWLRPGRDAEDVIRDWAASGPAVVVLTRGGEGSFALTSAAVEVTIASPRVQVVDTVGAGDSYMGGLIDGLWTAGLLGAGRRQALHAIDADTLRAVMEHAGAIAAITVSRAGANPPNRNELENGAR, from the coding sequence ATGACGCATGCGCTGGTGATCGGCGAGGCCCTGGTCGACGTGGTGCACGCGGCCGACGGCTCGGTGAGCGAGCACCCAGGCGGCTCGCCCGCGAACGTCGCGCTCGGCCTGGCCCGGCTCGGCCGGGACGCCGAGCTCGCCACCTGGTTCGGTGACGACGCCCACGGCGCCCTGATCCGCGATCACCTCACCGGCAACGGGGTGCGCCTGGTGCCCCGCTCCGACCGCGCCGAACGCACGTCCACCGCCGTCGCCACGCTCGACGCCGACGGCACCGCCAGCTACACGTTCGACCTCGATTGGCGGGTCCCGGAGGTGTTGCTCGACGCCGACATGGTGGCGCTGCACCTCGGCTCCATCGGCGCCACCCTGCAGCCCGGCGCCGCGGCAGTCGCCGAGCTCGCCGCGGCAGCCCGCGAGTTCGCGACCATCAGCTACGACCCGAACGCCCGGCCCTCGATCATGGGCACCGCCGAGCAGGTGCTGCCCACGATCTCCGCCCTCGTGGCGGGCGCGGACCTGGTCAAGGTCTCCGACGAGGACGTGGCCTGGCTCCGGCCGGGCCGCGACGCCGAGGACGTGATCCGCGACTGGGCAGCCTCGGGACCCGCGGTTGTCGTCCTGACCCGCGGCGGGGAAGGGTCGTTCGCCCTCACCAGCGCAGCGGTCGAGGTCACCATCGCCTCACCCCGGGTGCAGGTGGTGGACACCGTGGGCGCGGGCGACTCCTACATGGGCGGGCTCATCGACGGGCTCTGGACCGCCGGCCTGCTCGGTGCCGGCCGACGGCAGGCGCTGCACGCCATCGACGCCGACACGCTGCGGGCCGTGATGGAGCACGCGGGGGCGATCGCGGCCATCACGGTCTCCAGGGCCGGCGCGAACCCACCGAACCGCAACGAACTCGAGAATGGTGCCCGATGA
- a CDS encoding carbonic anhydrase: MNRRPTPAQAWAELMAGNTRFVEGRMQHPSQSVERRAEVSTEQHPFAVLFGCSDSRVAAEIIFDRGLGDMFVVRTAGHVVDTTVLGSIEYGVDILGAPLVVVLGHDQCGAVGAASHALATGELPSGFVRAIVDRVIPSLVTRTDPSWSISSFFGDGERTVRIPDADELRREHVRATVRMLQGYSASLAEGVRQGRCAIVGVEYTLADGRASVVETIGSI, encoded by the coding sequence ATGAACCGACGTCCCACCCCGGCCCAGGCATGGGCCGAACTCATGGCCGGGAACACCCGCTTCGTCGAAGGGCGGATGCAGCACCCGAGTCAGAGTGTCGAGCGGCGCGCCGAGGTCTCCACCGAGCAGCACCCCTTCGCGGTCCTGTTCGGTTGCTCCGACTCCCGGGTGGCGGCCGAGATCATCTTCGACCGCGGCCTCGGTGACATGTTCGTGGTCCGCACGGCCGGGCACGTGGTGGACACCACGGTGCTCGGGTCCATCGAGTACGGGGTGGACATCCTCGGTGCACCGCTCGTCGTGGTCCTCGGCCACGACCAGTGTGGCGCGGTCGGTGCGGCCAGCCACGCCCTCGCCACCGGCGAGCTGCCGTCCGGCTTCGTCCGCGCGATCGTGGATCGGGTGATCCCGAGCCTGGTCACGCGCACGGACCCGTCCTGGTCGATCTCCTCGTTCTTCGGCGACGGCGAACGGACCGTGCGGATCCCGGACGCCGACGAGCTGCGCCGCGAGCACGTGCGCGCCACGGTCCGGATGCTGCAGGGCTACTCGGCGAGCCTCGCCGAGGGCGTGCGCCAGGGACGGTGCGCGATCGTCGGCGTCGAGTACACCCTCGCCGACGGCCGCGCGTCCGTGGTGGAGACCATCGGCTCGATCTGA
- a CDS encoding ABC transporter ATP-binding protein yields the protein MASITLNHIVKKYGDGFPAVNDVSLDIADGEFVILVGPSGCGKSTLLRMIVGLEDITSGDLEIGGKRVNDLAPRNRDLAMVFQNYALYPHLTVYENIAFPLRLTKGQYSDSEIDSRVRNASALLELDEHLDRKPANLSGGQRQRVAMGRAIVRQAQAFLFDEPLSNLDAKLRGQMRTEIARLQRRLATTTVYVTHDQTEAMTLGDRVAVLRRGVLQQVASPRALYDQPVNLFVAGFIGSPPMNFLPGRVDGTDLVLPFVRVPLDDRLRAAIGDRELVIVGIRPDAFEDADVVAQDKRGNGVTFDADVDVTEWLGSELYAYVPFETDAAVQQQLEELDRELDGEGMRTQLVVALDSLSSIRDGDAATLWFDPASVHVFDPETQDSLTRDDEKAAAIDAEAAQARQRATARAKERAAREDATAS from the coding sequence ATGGCTTCGATCACCTTGAACCACATCGTGAAGAAGTACGGCGACGGGTTCCCGGCCGTGAACGACGTGAGCCTGGACATCGCGGACGGCGAGTTCGTGATCCTGGTGGGCCCGTCCGGATGTGGGAAGTCGACCCTGCTGCGCATGATCGTGGGCCTCGAGGACATCACCTCCGGCGACCTGGAGATCGGCGGCAAGCGGGTCAACGACCTCGCTCCACGCAACCGCGACCTGGCCATGGTGTTCCAGAACTACGCGCTCTACCCGCACCTGACCGTCTACGAGAACATCGCGTTCCCGCTACGGCTGACCAAGGGCCAGTACTCGGACTCCGAGATCGACAGCAGGGTCCGCAACGCCTCCGCGCTGCTCGAGCTGGACGAGCACCTCGACCGCAAGCCGGCCAACCTCTCCGGCGGCCAGCGGCAGCGGGTCGCGATGGGACGCGCCATCGTGCGCCAGGCTCAGGCATTCCTCTTCGACGAGCCGCTCTCCAACCTGGACGCCAAGCTGCGCGGGCAGATGCGGACCGAGATCGCCCGGCTGCAGCGCCGGCTGGCCACCACCACCGTGTACGTCACGCACGACCAGACCGAGGCCATGACGCTCGGCGACCGGGTGGCCGTGCTCCGCAGGGGTGTGCTGCAGCAGGTCGCGAGCCCGCGTGCCCTGTACGACCAGCCCGTGAACCTGTTCGTGGCCGGGTTCATCGGCTCACCCCCGATGAACTTCCTGCCCGGCCGAGTCGACGGCACCGATCTGGTGCTGCCGTTCGTGCGGGTGCCGCTTGACGACCGTCTCCGTGCGGCGATCGGGGACCGGGAACTGGTGATCGTCGGGATCCGACCGGACGCGTTCGAGGACGCCGACGTGGTGGCGCAGGACAAGCGCGGCAACGGGGTGACGTTCGATGCCGACGTGGACGTCACCGAGTGGCTCGGATCCGAGTTGTACGCCTACGTGCCGTTCGAGACGGACGCCGCGGTGCAGCAGCAGCTCGAGGAGCTCGACCGGGAACTCGACGGCGAGGGCATGCGGACCCAGCTCGTGGTGGCACTGGACTCACTGAGCAGCATCCGTGACGGCGACGCCGCCACACTCTGGTTCGACCCGGCGTCGGTGCATGTGTTCGACCCGGAGACCCAGGACAGCCTCACCCGCGACGACGAGAAGGCGGCCGCCATCGACGCCGAGGCCGCGCAGGCTCGCCAGCGCGCGACGGCGCGGGCGAAGGAGCGCGCCGCACGCGAGGACGCCACGGCCTCGTGA
- a CDS encoding carbohydrate ABC transporter permease yields MALTGRQKMWWAVITVLVLVYALFPVFSILATSFKLPGDLTSGKFLPTTWTWENYAQILSPDGSARDLFLPALRNSIGISLIATLIAVVLATVAAYAIARLDFPGKRLVLTTALGVSIFPVISIVTPLFNIWRSIGLYDTWAGLIIPYLSLTLPISMWTLAAFFRQIPWELEQAAQVDGATPMQAFRKAIVPLAAPGVFTTALIAFFIAWNDFVYGISLTSTSAARPVPAALAFFTGESYFEDPTGAISAAAVVVTIPVIVLVLLFQRQIVAGLTQGAVKG; encoded by the coding sequence ATGGCTCTCACTGGACGCCAGAAGATGTGGTGGGCCGTCATCACGGTGCTGGTACTCGTCTACGCGCTGTTCCCGGTGTTCTCGATCCTGGCGACGTCGTTCAAGTTGCCGGGCGACCTCACCTCCGGCAAGTTCCTGCCGACCACCTGGACGTGGGAGAACTACGCGCAGATCCTCAGCCCGGACGGCTCCGCCCGCGACCTGTTCCTGCCGGCCCTGCGCAACTCCATCGGCATCTCGCTGATCGCGACGCTGATCGCGGTGGTGCTGGCCACCGTGGCGGCATACGCGATCGCCCGGCTGGACTTCCCCGGAAAGCGGCTCGTGCTGACCACCGCGCTCGGGGTGTCGATCTTCCCGGTGATCTCGATCGTGACGCCGCTGTTCAACATCTGGCGCTCGATCGGGCTGTACGACACCTGGGCCGGGCTGATCATCCCGTATCTCTCGCTGACGCTGCCGATCTCGATGTGGACGCTGGCGGCCTTCTTCCGGCAGATCCCCTGGGAGCTGGAGCAGGCCGCGCAGGTCGACGGAGCCACCCCGATGCAGGCGTTCCGCAAGGCGATCGTGCCGCTGGCCGCGCCCGGTGTGTTCACCACGGCCCTGATCGCGTTCTTCATCGCGTGGAACGACTTCGTCTACGGGATCTCACTGACCTCCACCAGCGCCGCTCGACCGGTGCCTGCCGCACTGGCGTTCTTCACCGGGGAGTCCTACTTCGAGGATCCCACCGGCGCCATCTCGGCGGCCGCGGTGGTGGTCACCATTCCGGTGATCGTGCTGGTGTTGCTGTTCCAACGACAGATCGTGGCCGGACTGACCCAGGGAGCCGTCAAGGGCTGA